The Halanaerobiales bacterium genome contains the following window.
TCCATCTAAATTGTGTATATTTTTCTTTTAAGTTTTCAAATAAATTACGCATCTCCTGATTTGAATAAGATGTAAAATTTTTATTATAGGTGATCCCATCAATTATATTAGCAGATCTGGAGAGAAATCCCTGAATTTCACTTTTAAGATAATTTAAAGTTGTTTGATTCCTACTATTTGCTAAATTTTCTACTCCATCACTTACATAATTATTAACAACAACTCCTAACAAAGAAAGTGAAATTATAAGTACTATTGCAATAATACCTAAAATTTTA
Protein-coding sequences here:
- a CDS encoding PDC sensor domain-containing protein, whose product is MNKEDNKTFNFFSGVSSKILGIIAIVLIISLSLLGVVVNNYVSDGVENLANSRNQTTLNYLKSEIQGFLSRSANIIDGITYNKNFTSYSNQEMRNLFENLKEKYTQFRWIYFGTNEGEMIMYPNDSLPDDYDPRERGWYKKAVNKGEITWSEPYQDASTNEYLITAAVPIK